In Sideroxyarcus emersonii, one DNA window encodes the following:
- a CDS encoding glycoside hydrolase family 15 protein yields MRNLDLALIGNCTIGALVDTRANFTWGCFPRFDGDPVFCSLLRDTDDYGFFSIELADCERTEQHYLENTAILVTRLHDRHGGVIEITDFAPRFGQYGRTFRPMMLVRRIKRLSGSPRITLRLRPACDDGAGRPEVTWGSNHIRYVAPAITLRLTTDASLTALLQETPFFLEDTVTLLLGPDETVHEAVGEVGHRFQEETAQYWREWVRSLGIPYEWQDAVIRAAITLKLNTYDDTGAIVAAMTTSIPEAAGSGRNWDYRYCWLRDGYFVVNALNRLGATRTMERYLGYIVNIAADSGGNPLQPVYGIDGRTALEEREVAALSGYRSMGPVRIGNLAYRQVQHDVYGSSILAATHIFFDQRLTRRGDEVLFRRLELLGEQASRCYDQPDAGLWELRGSARVHTFSAVMCWAACDRLARIAGRLGLAERASHWQNRSQEIHAEICRRAWNEQRNAFVSTFEGGAMDASLLLLAEVGFLDAADPRFAATVSAVEQDLRRGDFIFRYVEKDDFGEPENAFLVCTFWYVNALAALDRREEARALFEKLLARRNRHGLLAEHIDPVSGEQWGNFVQTYSMVGLINSAIRLSLRWDQAF; encoded by the coding sequence ATGAGGAATCTGGATCTGGCCCTGATCGGCAATTGCACCATCGGCGCGCTGGTCGACACACGCGCCAATTTCACCTGGGGCTGCTTCCCGCGCTTCGATGGCGATCCGGTATTCTGTTCGCTGCTCAGGGATACCGACGACTACGGCTTTTTTTCCATCGAGCTTGCGGATTGCGAGCGCACCGAACAGCACTATCTGGAAAACACGGCGATCCTGGTGACGCGCCTGCACGACCGCCATGGCGGCGTGATCGAGATCACCGATTTCGCACCCCGCTTCGGACAATATGGCCGCACATTCCGCCCCATGATGCTGGTGCGCCGCATCAAGCGGCTCTCTGGCAGCCCGCGCATCACCCTGCGGTTGCGGCCGGCCTGCGACGACGGTGCCGGCCGGCCCGAAGTCACCTGGGGCAGCAACCACATCCGCTATGTTGCGCCAGCAATCACCCTCCGGCTCACCACCGATGCATCCCTGACTGCGCTGCTGCAGGAAACGCCGTTTTTCCTGGAGGACACCGTCACGCTGCTGCTTGGCCCGGATGAAACCGTGCATGAGGCCGTCGGGGAAGTCGGCCATCGTTTCCAGGAAGAGACCGCGCAGTACTGGCGCGAGTGGGTGCGTTCGCTGGGCATCCCCTATGAATGGCAAGACGCGGTGATCCGCGCCGCAATCACGCTCAAGTTGAACACCTATGACGATACCGGGGCCATCGTCGCCGCCATGACCACTTCCATTCCCGAGGCTGCCGGCAGCGGACGCAACTGGGATTACCGCTACTGCTGGTTGCGCGACGGCTATTTCGTGGTCAATGCACTGAACCGCCTGGGGGCGACGCGGACCATGGAACGCTACCTCGGTTATATCGTCAACATCGCGGCCGACTCCGGCGGCAACCCGTTGCAGCCGGTGTATGGCATCGACGGCAGAACCGCGCTGGAAGAACGCGAGGTGGCGGCACTGTCCGGCTACCGCAGCATGGGACCGGTGCGCATCGGCAACCTCGCCTATCGCCAGGTCCAGCATGACGTCTATGGTTCGTCCATCCTCGCTGCCACCCACATCTTCTTTGACCAGCGACTGACCAGACGGGGCGATGAGGTGCTGTTCCGCCGCCTCGAACTGCTGGGCGAGCAGGCCAGCCGTTGCTACGACCAGCCGGACGCAGGTCTGTGGGAGTTGCGCGGCAGTGCTCGCGTGCATACCTTCTCGGCGGTGATGTGCTGGGCAGCCTGCGATCGACTGGCCCGTATCGCCGGCCGGCTGGGGCTGGCGGAACGCGCAAGCCACTGGCAGAACAGATCGCAGGAGATACATGCGGAGATCTGCCGGCGCGCATGGAACGAACAACGGAACGCCTTCGTCTCCACCTTCGAAGGCGGGGCTATGGATGCAAGCCTGTTGCTGTTGGCCGAGGTGGGTTTCCTCGATGCGGCCGACCCACGCTTCGCCGCCACCGTCAGCGCCGTCGAGCAGGACCTGCGCCGAGGCGATTTCATCTTCCGCTATGTCGAAAAGGACGACTTCGGCGAACCGGAGAACGCTTTTCTCGTATGCACGTTCTGGTATGTCAATGCACTGGCTGCGCTGGACCGGCGCGAAGAGGCGCGCGCACTGTTCGAGAAATTACTGGCGCGCCGCAACCGCCACGGCTTGCTGGCCGAACACATCGATCCGGTCAGCGGCGAGCAATGGGGCAATTTCGTGCAGACCTACAGCATGGTTGGCCTCATCAATTCCGCCATCCGCCTGTCGCTACGCTGGGACCAGGCATTCTGA